Proteins from a single region of Verrucomicrobiales bacterium:
- a CDS encoding DUF1501 domain-containing protein has product MNPEFNPGYLDHLRSVTRRRFFQQCGTGIGSLALGSLLNERLLAAPAAGPADVASALGTHFAPKAKNIIYLFQSGGPSHLDLFDHKPELTKRNGQKMPEEMLKNVRLAQIGKDATVLGPQYQFKQHGRSGVWLSELLPHLSTIVDDVCFVQGFYSEAFNHDPATLFMNTGAQLAGRPAMGSWFSYGLGSENRDLPAYVVLMTGVGQPLTVSAWGSGFLPTTHQGVQLRSQGDPVLFVSNPPGVTSARRRQSLDALRDLNQMRFDVLKDPEIQTRISAYELAYQMQTSVPDVMDISHESAEIQERYATTPGRASFANNCLLARRLVERGVRFVQLYHRGWDHHGGADGNLVYDLKKRCTETDQPAVALIKDLKERGLLDTTLVVWGGEFGRTPMMQGNLKVDQVGRDHHPHGYTIWMAGGGIKPGTVYGKTDDFGFFATENKVHVHDLHATILHLFGLDHTRLTYRFQGRDFRLTDVHGEVVKGILS; this is encoded by the coding sequence ATGAATCCTGAGTTCAACCCCGGCTATTTGGATCACCTTCGGTCCGTCACGCGCCGACGATTCTTTCAACAGTGCGGAACCGGCATCGGTTCGCTGGCCTTGGGCTCCCTGCTCAACGAGCGGCTGCTGGCCGCTCCGGCTGCCGGGCCGGCCGATGTTGCCAGCGCTCTCGGGACCCACTTCGCCCCCAAGGCGAAGAACATCATCTATTTGTTTCAATCCGGTGGTCCATCCCACTTGGATCTGTTCGATCACAAACCAGAGCTGACCAAACGCAACGGACAAAAGATGCCCGAGGAGATGCTGAAGAACGTTCGGCTGGCTCAGATTGGCAAGGATGCCACGGTCCTCGGCCCGCAGTACCAATTCAAGCAGCACGGCCGATCCGGAGTCTGGCTCTCAGAACTGCTGCCCCACCTCTCCACTATCGTGGATGATGTCTGTTTCGTACAAGGTTTTTACAGCGAGGCCTTCAACCACGATCCGGCGACCCTGTTCATGAACACCGGAGCCCAGCTGGCTGGACGCCCGGCCATGGGCTCCTGGTTCAGCTACGGACTGGGAAGCGAGAATAGGGACCTTCCCGCCTACGTGGTGCTGATGACCGGAGTCGGCCAACCCCTCACCGTCAGCGCGTGGGGAAGCGGCTTCCTCCCCACCACGCACCAAGGCGTTCAACTGCGTTCCCAGGGAGATCCGGTGTTGTTCGTCAGCAATCCCCCGGGGGTCACATCCGCCCGCCGCCGACAATCCCTCGATGCCCTGCGCGATCTCAATCAGATGCGTTTCGACGTTCTCAAGGATCCGGAGATCCAGACCCGAATCTCCGCCTACGAACTCGCCTACCAGATGCAAACCAGCGTCCCCGATGTGATGGACATCTCCCACGAATCGGCCGAGATCCAAGAGCGCTACGCCACGACGCCCGGACGCGCCTCCTTCGCCAACAACTGCCTGCTGGCCCGACGGCTGGTCGAGCGCGGCGTGCGCTTCGTGCAACTGTATCACCGGGGATGGGACCATCACGGCGGAGCCGACGGCAACCTGGTCTATGATCTCAAAAAACGCTGCACCGAAACCGACCAGCCGGCCGTAGCCCTCATCAAGGATCTCAAGGAGCGAGGTCTACTCGATACCACCCTGGTGGTCTGGGGTGGGGAATTCGGCCGGACCCCTATGATGCAAGGCAATCTCAAGGTCGACCAAGTGGGTCGGGACCATCACCCGCACGGTTACACCATCTGGATGGCGGGCGGTGGGATCAAGCCCGGCACGGTCTACGGGAAAACCGACGATTTCGGATTCTTCGCCACCGAGAACAAGGTTCATGTGCATGACCTGCACGCGACCATCCTGCACCTCTTTGGCCTCGACCATACCCGGCTCACCTATCGGTTCCAGGGCCGCGATTTCCGCCTGACCGATGTCCACGGCGAAGTGGTCAAAGGCATTCTGAGCTGA
- a CDS encoding transcriptional repressor, which produces MILRLLASHKIPLTLDQIASLLPGRCNQVTLYRSLGAFETLGLVRKITLRSRTTYFTLIRPGETPTYLVCRNCEQISLLPAVEEMSTLTRKISQATQFTRLQHELEFFGICPRCQHRQQCSPDRAPLKAKPTV; this is translated from the coding sequence ATGATCTTACGTCTACTGGCATCTCACAAGATTCCGCTGACGCTAGATCAGATCGCAAGCTTGCTTCCCGGACGTTGCAATCAGGTGACTCTCTACCGTTCCCTGGGCGCTTTCGAGACCCTGGGTCTCGTTCGCAAAATCACACTTCGGTCTCGAACCACCTATTTCACACTGATCAGGCCTGGAGAAACTCCAACGTATCTGGTCTGCCGCAACTGCGAACAGATTTCGCTGCTTCCAGCCGTGGAGGAAATGTCGACTCTAACCAGGAAAATTTCCCAAGCTACCCAGTTCACTAGGCTACAACATGAGTTAGAGTTCTTCGGCATCTGTCCTCGGTGTCAACACCGCCAGCAGTGCTCTCCGGATCGCGCTCCACTTAAGGCCAAGCCTACCGTATGA
- a CDS encoding (Fe-S)-binding protein translates to MTVTLFVPCFVDLCYPQVGVSMVKILERLGHQVKFHESVTCCGQPAFNSGFWDEARSVAGKVLEQLRDAEVVVIASGSCGAMLKVFYPELFAKTPQAEAAQQLANKCYEFSDFLVTKLGVTDLGARFPATVTFHDGCHGLRELGKKLPARALLSKVKDLKLVEMKEAETCCGFGGTFAAKFPMISSAMGDVKCASADETGAEYLVSNDSSCMMHVQGLLDRQGKKLKTIHLAEILAQS, encoded by the coding sequence ATGACCGTGACTTTGTTTGTGCCATGCTTTGTTGACCTGTGCTATCCCCAGGTAGGGGTGAGCATGGTCAAGATTTTGGAGCGACTGGGCCATCAGGTGAAATTCCATGAGAGTGTTACCTGTTGCGGTCAACCGGCGTTCAACTCCGGGTTTTGGGATGAAGCGCGTTCGGTAGCCGGCAAGGTGCTCGAGCAGCTTCGCGACGCTGAGGTTGTGGTGATCGCGTCCGGTTCTTGCGGAGCGATGCTCAAGGTTTTCTATCCGGAGCTCTTCGCCAAGACCCCCCAGGCGGAGGCCGCCCAGCAGTTGGCCAATAAGTGCTATGAGTTCTCTGACTTTCTGGTCACGAAGCTCGGCGTCACCGATCTGGGAGCCCGCTTCCCCGCCACGGTCACGTTTCACGACGGATGTCATGGGCTGCGCGAACTGGGTAAGAAGCTTCCGGCCCGGGCACTCCTGTCCAAAGTAAAGGATTTGAAGCTGGTGGAAATGAAGGAGGCCGAAACGTGCTGCGGGTTTGGCGGTACCTTCGCCGCCAAGTTTCCCATGATCTCGTCGGCGATGGGCGACGTAAAATGTGCCTCGGCTGACGAAACCGGGGCCGAGTATCTGGTGTCGAACGACTCCAGCTGCATGATGCATGTTCAGGGGTTGCTCGATCGGCAGGGAAAGAAGCTCAAGACCATCCATTTGGCGGAGATCCTGGCGCAATCATGA
- a CDS encoding LUD domain-containing protein, with protein sequence MSERENILARIREALKIRAPFPGSHGEVGHHHGPSVPRSAATHAREWLPKVGPTQDEHIDMFRAQSADLKTSFHVLSGMDELAPKLRSLRDAAGWKRIAIHHTPLTSAARDALALPTLEVKPGYSVDELEACDVGITECDALIAQTGSLLITARSAGGRALSVLPPHHLVIARREQLLPDLPSAFELIARKYGSDYPSFISLVTGPSRTGDIERILVLGAHGPKELTVLLV encoded by the coding sequence ATGAGCGAACGAGAGAACATCCTGGCGCGCATTCGGGAAGCCTTGAAGATTCGGGCGCCTTTTCCCGGAAGTCACGGGGAGGTCGGCCACCACCACGGTCCGAGCGTGCCTCGATCGGCCGCTACGCATGCCCGCGAGTGGTTGCCCAAGGTGGGTCCGACTCAGGACGAGCACATCGACATGTTCCGTGCGCAGAGCGCCGACCTGAAGACCTCGTTTCATGTGCTTTCAGGAATGGATGAGCTAGCACCGAAGCTCCGTTCGTTACGGGATGCCGCCGGATGGAAGCGGATCGCCATTCATCACACCCCGCTCACCAGCGCGGCCCGCGATGCTCTGGCGCTTCCCACCTTGGAAGTGAAGCCGGGCTACTCCGTCGACGAGTTGGAGGCCTGCGATGTGGGGATCACCGAGTGCGACGCTTTGATCGCGCAGACCGGCAGTTTGCTGATCACCGCCCGCAGCGCGGGTGGGAGGGCGCTCTCGGTCCTGCCGCCCCATCATCTGGTCATCGCTCGGCGAGAGCAACTGCTGCCCGATCTTCCGTCGGCGTTCGAGTTGATCGCCCGCAAGTATGGATCGGACTATCCCAGCTTCATCTCCTTGGTGACGGGCCCCAGCCGGACCGGAGACATCGAGCGCATCCTGGTGTTGGGCGCTCATGGGCCCAAGGAACTGACCGTGTTGCTGGTCTAG
- a CDS encoding aldo/keto reductase gives MNSTHPSQAIEIHPGTLLPGLGLGTWKIPGTETPQVVNQAIQLGYRHFDCACDYGNEAAVGTGLRQAFTSGLCRREDLWITSKLWNNYHHPKHVRLACERSLKDLQVDYLDLYHVHFPIALEFVPFDLRYPPGWFHDPQAAKPAMKPTPIPIADTWGAMEALVQAGMVKHIGVCNFGTSLLRDLLSYARVRPSVLQIELHPFLTQEKLLRYCQMEQIAVTAFSPLGALSYFSLGMAKPEESVLAHPVVQAIATQLGRTPAQVVLRWGFQRGTAVIPKTSTPSRLKENLGVFDFELSTADMAAITGLNRNRRFNDPGDFCELAFHTFYPIYE, from the coding sequence ATGAACTCTACCCATCCCAGCCAAGCCATCGAAATTCACCCGGGGACGCTCCTGCCCGGGCTCGGCCTTGGCACTTGGAAGATCCCCGGAACCGAAACGCCTCAAGTGGTCAACCAGGCCATTCAACTCGGTTACCGACACTTCGACTGCGCCTGTGACTACGGCAATGAGGCCGCGGTGGGAACCGGGCTACGCCAGGCGTTCACCAGCGGGCTGTGCCGCCGAGAAGATCTCTGGATCACCTCAAAGCTGTGGAATAACTACCACCATCCCAAGCATGTCCGCCTCGCCTGCGAACGTTCGCTGAAAGACCTCCAGGTTGACTACCTGGATCTCTATCACGTTCATTTTCCGATCGCGCTGGAGTTTGTGCCCTTCGACCTCCGCTATCCCCCCGGCTGGTTTCACGATCCCCAGGCAGCGAAGCCAGCCATGAAACCCACTCCGATCCCCATCGCCGACACCTGGGGAGCCATGGAAGCCCTCGTTCAGGCGGGAATGGTAAAACACATCGGCGTCTGCAACTTTGGCACGTCGCTTTTGCGGGACCTCCTATCCTACGCCCGGGTTCGCCCGTCCGTATTGCAAATCGAGCTGCATCCGTTCCTGACCCAGGAAAAATTGCTGCGCTACTGCCAGATGGAGCAGATCGCGGTGACGGCGTTCTCGCCACTCGGCGCTTTATCCTATTTCTCCCTCGGTATGGCTAAACCAGAAGAGTCGGTGCTGGCGCACCCGGTTGTTCAGGCGATCGCCACTCAACTCGGCCGCACGCCGGCTCAGGTTGTGCTCCGCTGGGGCTTCCAACGAGGCACCGCCGTGATTCCGAAAACCTCCACTCCCAGCCGGCTGAAAGAGAACCTCGGAGTCTTCGATTTTGAGCTGAGCACTGCGGACATGGCAGCAATCACCGGGTTGAACCGCAACCGCCGTTTCAACGATCCAGGCGACTTCTGTGAGCTGGCGTTCCATACGTTCTATCCCATTTACGAATAG
- a CDS encoding iron-sulfur cluster-binding protein — MNNWVSAFKEQAGRITKDLRHRRLIQTALGKYEVQRDRRKSAFQNWESARQIAAETKWEAIQQLDKHLVEFTAKLEARGTKVHWATTATQARDIILEIIRSKKARCIIKSKAMTAEEIHLNDAMEKEGYEVVESDLGEFIVQLRKEPPYHIVFPAMHLTRGEISDLFEKELGSAPTDSPEELTMIARRALRKKYIAADIGITGANFAIAETGMISITENEGNARLTAALPKTMISLLGIEKVLPRLADLALFLPMLATAGAGQPITCYNSFYGGPRQPGEVDGPEEYHVVLLDNRRTELLADAEQRDALHCIRCGACLNVCPIYRNVGGHTYGTTYSGPIGSVITPHLRGLQDWKHLSQASSLCGACTETCPVKINLHHHLLQNRRNAVQEKSGFWERLAFRGFAASMNSPFVFRMIGTLGRLFQPLHRLVKGSRIDPLHPWTQTRELPRIAPQTFREYWRNRS; from the coding sequence ATGAATAACTGGGTTTCCGCATTTAAAGAGCAGGCGGGTCGGATCACCAAGGATCTAAGGCATCGCCGCTTGATCCAAACGGCGCTGGGCAAATACGAGGTGCAGCGGGACCGTCGCAAGTCGGCGTTTCAAAACTGGGAATCCGCCCGTCAGATCGCAGCTGAAACCAAGTGGGAGGCCATTCAACAGCTCGACAAGCATCTGGTGGAGTTCACGGCCAAACTCGAAGCCCGCGGAACCAAGGTTCACTGGGCCACGACGGCCACCCAAGCTCGCGACATTATCCTGGAGATCATTCGGTCCAAGAAGGCGCGCTGCATCATCAAGTCGAAGGCGATGACGGCCGAAGAGATCCATCTCAACGATGCGATGGAGAAGGAGGGCTACGAGGTCGTGGAGTCGGACCTCGGGGAATTCATCGTCCAGCTTCGGAAGGAGCCGCCCTATCACATTGTCTTTCCGGCCATGCATCTGACGCGTGGCGAGATCAGCGATCTCTTCGAAAAAGAGTTGGGCAGCGCCCCGACGGATAGTCCGGAGGAGCTGACCATGATCGCTCGTCGAGCGCTGCGAAAGAAGTACATCGCCGCGGACATCGGGATCACAGGGGCCAATTTCGCCATCGCCGAGACCGGCATGATCTCCATCACGGAGAACGAGGGCAACGCGCGCCTCACCGCCGCCTTGCCCAAAACCATGATCTCCTTGTTGGGCATCGAAAAGGTGTTGCCTCGACTGGCTGATCTCGCGCTATTTCTGCCCATGCTGGCCACTGCGGGGGCGGGTCAACCGATCACTTGCTACAACTCATTTTACGGCGGGCCGCGTCAGCCCGGAGAAGTGGACGGTCCTGAGGAATATCATGTGGTGCTGCTCGATAATCGTCGGACGGAGCTGCTGGCCGATGCGGAGCAACGGGATGCCTTGCACTGCATCCGCTGCGGGGCCTGTTTGAACGTCTGTCCGATCTATCGCAACGTGGGCGGGCATACCTACGGGACCACTTACTCGGGTCCGATTGGGTCGGTGATCACCCCTCATTTGCGTGGGCTGCAGGACTGGAAGCATCTCTCGCAGGCCTCCTCGTTGTGCGGAGCTTGCACCGAGACCTGTCCGGTGAAGATCAACCTGCATCATCATTTGCTCCAGAATCGTCGCAACGCGGTTCAGGAGAAGTCAGGTTTTTGGGAGAGGCTTGCGTTCCGTGGATTTGCGGCGTCTATGAACTCTCCGTTCGTGTTCCGAATGATTGGAACCTTGGGTCGGCTGTTCCAGCCGTTGCACCGTCTGGTGAAGGGGAGTCGGATCGACCCGCTGCATCCCTGGACGCAGACGCGGGAACTGCCTCGGATCGCGCCGCAAACATTCCGTGAGTATTGGAGGAATCGATCATGA
- a CDS encoding TIM barrel protein, whose translation MSLRINRRSALKASTALITAAAAGLSVRLDAAEEASGAMKGRIHHSVCKWCYGNISLEDLCKAAKGIGLSSIELLQPSDFALLKKYGLTCAMVSNPTVKGLGGITKAFNRVENHDLLVEAYRGHIDAVSNAGLENLICFSGNRAGLDDEKGIENCAVGLKRLMSYAEEKKVTLVMELLNSKVDHKDYQCDHTAWGVELCKRIGSERFKLLYDIYHMQIMEGDVIRTIRQSQKYIAHYHTGGVPGRNEIDDSQELFYPAIMKAIAETGFKGHVAQEFIPKRPDALASLKQGVTICDV comes from the coding sequence ATGAGCCTTCGCATCAACCGCCGTTCCGCCCTCAAAGCCTCCACCGCCTTAATCACCGCCGCCGCCGCGGGTCTCAGTGTCCGACTGGATGCAGCCGAGGAGGCCAGCGGGGCCATGAAGGGCCGGATCCACCATAGCGTCTGCAAGTGGTGTTACGGGAACATCTCACTGGAAGACCTTTGCAAAGCCGCCAAAGGGATCGGCCTCAGTTCGATCGAACTGCTCCAACCCTCCGATTTCGCCCTCCTGAAGAAATATGGTCTGACCTGCGCCATGGTCAGCAACCCCACAGTCAAAGGCCTGGGCGGAATCACCAAAGCTTTCAACCGCGTGGAGAACCACGATCTCCTCGTGGAAGCCTACCGCGGGCACATCGATGCCGTATCCAACGCCGGACTGGAGAATCTGATCTGTTTCAGCGGCAACCGCGCCGGATTGGATGATGAGAAAGGGATCGAGAACTGCGCCGTGGGTTTGAAAAGGCTGATGAGCTACGCCGAGGAGAAGAAAGTCACGCTGGTGATGGAGCTCCTCAACAGCAAGGTCGACCACAAGGACTATCAGTGCGATCACACCGCCTGGGGCGTCGAGTTGTGCAAGCGGATCGGCTCGGAGCGGTTCAAGTTGCTCTACGACATTTACCACATGCAGATCATGGAGGGTGATGTCATCCGCACCATCCGGCAGAGCCAGAAGTACATCGCGCATTACCACACCGGCGGAGTTCCCGGCCGAAACGAAATCGACGATTCTCAAGAGCTGTTTTACCCGGCCATTATGAAGGCGATCGCCGAAACCGGCTTTAAAGGCCACGTGGCACAAGAATTCATTCCCAAGCGCCCGGATGCGCTCGCCTCCCTCAAACAAGGCGTCACCATCTGCGACGTGTAA
- a CDS encoding sugar phosphate isomerase/epimerase, translating into MTHPISRRSFGRSALLGSVAGSALLSMGGGSLSALEPFAHTKTPRLRLGLAAYSFRDHFTPGEKNPPLSTPDAKPLDMFGFVDYCAEHGCDGAELTSYYFPKDLSHDYLMRLKRHAFLRGVEISGTAVGNTFTHSAGAERTKEVTAVRLWIDRAAALGAPHIRIFAGSIPKGLSAAEAKKNCIETTREVAAYAGEKGIFLGIENHGGIVAEADQLLDIVRSVDSPWVGINLDIGNFNTQDPYADLERCAPYAVNVQFKTDVHPKGQKPHTTDLPRVVKMLQQAKYQGYFTLEYESSQDPWSGVPQWLQKMRSSL; encoded by the coding sequence ATGACTCACCCCATCTCTCGCCGATCGTTCGGTCGTTCCGCTCTCCTCGGCTCCGTTGCCGGCAGTGCTCTGCTGTCCATGGGCGGCGGTTCCCTGTCCGCACTGGAACCCTTTGCGCACACCAAAACACCCCGCCTCCGCCTCGGGCTCGCGGCCTACTCGTTTCGAGACCATTTCACCCCGGGGGAGAAAAACCCGCCGCTCTCCACGCCCGACGCAAAGCCGCTCGACATGTTTGGCTTCGTCGACTATTGCGCGGAGCACGGCTGCGACGGCGCAGAGCTGACCAGCTATTACTTTCCGAAGGACCTTTCCCACGACTACTTGATGCGCCTGAAGCGACATGCGTTTCTGAGGGGAGTGGAGATCAGCGGAACCGCGGTCGGCAACACGTTCACCCACTCCGCAGGGGCAGAACGCACCAAGGAAGTTACCGCGGTTCGTCTGTGGATCGATCGAGCTGCCGCCCTCGGCGCGCCCCATATCCGCATCTTCGCCGGATCGATTCCCAAAGGCCTGTCTGCCGCCGAAGCCAAAAAGAATTGCATCGAAACAACTCGCGAGGTGGCCGCTTATGCGGGCGAAAAGGGGATATTCCTCGGAATTGAAAATCACGGCGGCATCGTGGCCGAGGCAGATCAGCTTTTGGATATCGTGCGCTCCGTCGACAGTCCGTGGGTCGGGATCAACCTGGACATCGGCAACTTCAACACCCAGGACCCTTACGCCGATCTGGAACGTTGCGCGCCGTACGCCGTGAACGTCCAGTTCAAGACCGATGTCCATCCCAAAGGCCAGAAGCCACACACCACCGACCTCCCCCGGGTCGTCAAGATGTTGCAACAGGCCAAGTATCAGGGCTACTTTACTCTGGAGTACGAATCCTCCCAGGATCCTTGGTCCGGCGTCCCACAGTGGCTACAGAAAATGCGGTCCAGCCTTTAA
- a CDS encoding PSD1 domain-containing protein: MRSLLQPLAPSWSANLSFPSGSALLMALGLTFSSFSVHAASSDLFQKKVEPILVKRCSECHGADQQKAKLRLDSASEALKAGKSGKLAIVPGNPDHSEIIRRVTSTDPDEIMPPKGDRLSADEVAALRDWIQAGAVWPAWDPSSHWSFRPLKRPPTPAPTPSDSQWIRNEVDAFILAKLREHQLRPSPEADRRTIARRLALDLTGLPPSPEAVEAFVANPAPHAYEALVDELLNSRHYGEHIARWWLDLARYADSNGYQVDLARSNWPYRDWVINAFNQNLPFDQFTIEQLAGDLLPGATLEQRIATGFNRNTKINDEGGGDAEEYRTKAVKDRVATTGTTWLGLTVMCAECHTHKYDPISQDEYYRLYAFFNSTTDGGNYSVEPTVAVPPPPTGTLVGYLRDRQKNAQQEIARASASLAAEQSEWETQAKGTGPVWTPLNLINPISTGGSSYTNLPDQSLLAVGVNPIYDTILVEAETAATEVTAVLLEVLPDPSLPKNGPGRWGASGNFILDEFTISAGPKGNTNETLKPVSIRSATADWEQLYYRAEHAVDRNPRTGWAIGPRFGEPHFLIVEFKEPLRFPDGARLGFKFDHYHGSSHTIGRMRISVTAQQSPELRWPLPPEIAAQLNIPATERPPAEAARVKAHYAKVSTRMRQLNRALYDLNQKETELANTRFTSLVMQERSEPRSTHVHLRGNFLEKGNTVGPGVPAFLPPLDTNQPLNRLALARWLVNPTNPLPARVTVNRLWERFFGTGLAKTSEDVGRQGEAPSHPELLDWLAAEFIASGWDLKRLQRTLVLSATYRQSAAADAERLEKDFYNRLISRGPRFRLDGESIRDVALSVSGLLNFETGGPSVYPVQIPNLWKEIGFLRPEIGMDEWPLSVGPNLYRRGVYTFWRRVCTYPAFSTFDAPSRDVCVSRRPRTNTPLQALAGLNETVLVESARALAQRLMTHGAGDPAERVRLGFQLCVSRPPTAAETRRLVDFFEQQRSGFAKDLAAAQALLSVGNAPRPSGLDTAQLAAWTMVANVLLNLDETLTKG, translated from the coding sequence ATGCGCTCCTTGCTCCAGCCGCTTGCCCCTTCGTGGTCGGCGAATTTGTCTTTTCCCTCGGGTTCCGCCTTGCTGATGGCACTCGGCCTCACGTTCTCGTCCTTCAGTGTTCACGCCGCCTCCAGTGACTTGTTTCAAAAAAAGGTCGAGCCCATCCTCGTCAAGCGCTGCAGCGAGTGCCACGGGGCCGACCAACAGAAGGCCAAACTCCGACTCGACTCCGCGTCCGAAGCGCTCAAGGCCGGGAAATCAGGCAAACTGGCGATCGTCCCGGGAAACCCCGACCACAGCGAGATCATCCGTCGTGTCACCAGCACCGATCCGGATGAAATCATGCCCCCCAAGGGAGATCGCTTGTCGGCCGATGAAGTAGCCGCCCTCCGGGATTGGATCCAAGCTGGAGCCGTCTGGCCTGCGTGGGATCCCTCTTCTCATTGGTCCTTTCGTCCCTTAAAACGTCCACCAACGCCCGCGCCCACGCCCTCAGACTCCCAATGGATCCGGAATGAGGTCGATGCCTTTATCCTCGCCAAACTGCGAGAGCACCAACTACGCCCCTCCCCCGAGGCCGATCGTCGTACGATCGCGCGGCGGCTGGCGCTGGATCTGACCGGATTGCCTCCCTCACCCGAAGCGGTCGAGGCCTTCGTCGCCAACCCCGCCCCCCATGCTTACGAAGCCCTCGTCGATGAACTGCTCAATAGCCGGCACTACGGGGAGCACATCGCCCGCTGGTGGCTCGACTTGGCTCGCTATGCCGATTCGAACGGATACCAGGTGGATCTGGCGCGATCGAACTGGCCCTACCGCGATTGGGTGATCAACGCCTTCAACCAAAACCTGCCGTTCGATCAATTCACCATCGAACAGCTCGCCGGCGATCTGCTGCCCGGAGCGACCCTGGAGCAACGGATCGCCACCGGATTCAACCGTAACACCAAAATCAACGACGAAGGCGGCGGGGATGCGGAGGAATACCGCACCAAGGCGGTCAAGGACCGCGTCGCCACCACGGGCACGACCTGGCTAGGCCTGACCGTGATGTGCGCCGAATGTCACACCCATAAATACGATCCCATCTCCCAGGATGAGTATTACCGGCTGTATGCGTTCTTCAATAGCACGACCGATGGTGGCAACTACAGCGTCGAGCCAACCGTGGCCGTGCCGCCCCCACCGACAGGCACTCTGGTCGGCTACCTGCGCGATCGCCAAAAAAACGCGCAGCAGGAGATCGCCCGAGCCTCGGCCTCCCTGGCGGCGGAGCAGTCCGAATGGGAAACCCAAGCGAAGGGCACCGGACCCGTCTGGACTCCGCTCAACCTCATCAACCCGATCTCAACCGGAGGATCGAGCTATACGAATCTGCCGGACCAATCGCTCCTGGCCGTGGGGGTCAACCCCATCTACGACACCATTCTCGTAGAGGCCGAGACTGCAGCCACCGAGGTCACAGCCGTGCTGCTCGAGGTCTTGCCAGACCCCAGCCTGCCCAAAAACGGCCCAGGCCGATGGGGGGCCAGCGGCAATTTCATTCTGGATGAATTCACCATCAGCGCCGGCCCCAAGGGCAACACCAACGAGACGCTCAAGCCGGTCTCGATACGCAGCGCCACCGCCGACTGGGAGCAGCTGTACTACCGCGCCGAACATGCCGTGGATCGGAACCCTCGCACCGGCTGGGCGATCGGACCGCGCTTCGGCGAACCCCATTTCCTGATCGTCGAATTTAAAGAGCCTCTTCGTTTTCCCGACGGAGCCCGGCTCGGTTTCAAGTTCGATCACTACCACGGCAGCAGCCACACGATCGGCCGCATGCGAATCTCGGTCACTGCCCAACAATCCCCCGAGCTGCGCTGGCCGCTCCCGCCCGAAATCGCCGCCCAACTCAACATTCCCGCCACCGAAAGACCCCCTGCCGAGGCCGCCCGCGTTAAGGCCCACTATGCCAAGGTCTCCACACGGATGCGCCAACTGAACCGCGCGCTCTACGATCTTAATCAGAAGGAAACCGAACTGGCCAACACCCGGTTTACCTCCCTCGTGATGCAAGAGCGGTCGGAACCGCGCTCGACACATGTCCACCTGCGGGGAAATTTTCTCGAGAAAGGCAACACAGTCGGGCCCGGTGTCCCCGCCTTCCTGCCTCCCCTCGACACGAACCAGCCGCTGAACCGACTGGCTCTTGCCCGGTGGCTGGTCAATCCCACCAACCCCCTTCCAGCACGGGTGACGGTCAATCGGCTCTGGGAGCGCTTTTTCGGAACCGGCCTGGCGAAAACCAGCGAGGATGTCGGCCGACAAGGGGAAGCCCCGTCGCACCCCGAGCTGCTAGACTGGCTGGCCGCTGAATTCATCGCCAGCGGCTGGGACCTCAAGCGCTTGCAACGGACCCTGGTTCTCTCCGCCACCTACCGCCAAAGCGCGGCGGCCGACGCCGAGCGCTTGGAGAAGGATTTCTACAACCGCCTGATTTCGCGCGGCCCGCGGTTCCGCCTCGATGGAGAAAGCATTCGCGACGTCGCCCTCTCGGTCAGCGGACTGCTGAACTTCGAAACGGGCGGGCCAAGCGTCTATCCCGTTCAAATCCCCAATCTGTGGAAGGAAATCGGGTTCTTGCGACCCGAGATCGGAATGGATGAATGGCCGCTGAGCGTCGGCCCGAACCTGTATCGCCGCGGAGTCTACACATTCTGGCGCCGCGTTTGCACCTATCCAGCCTTCTCCACCTTCGATGCTCCCAGCCGTGATGTCTGCGTCTCGCGCCGGCCTCGCACCAACACCCCACTCCAAGCCCTGGCCGGCCTCAACGAGACGGTTCTGGTTGAATCGGCTCGCGCCCTTGCTCAACGGCTCATGACGCACGGCGCCGGAGACCCCGCCGAGCGGGTCCGGCTCGGCTTCCAGCTCTGTGTCTCCCGCCCGCCAACCGCTGCCGAAACCCGGAGGCTGGTGGACTTTTTCGAACAGCAACGCTCCGGCTTCGCCAAGGATCTCGCGGCCGCCCAGGCTTTGCTGTCCGTGGGGAACGCGCCACGCCCCTCAGGACTCGACACGGCCCAACTCGCGGCCTGGACGATGGTCGCCAACGTGCTCCTGAACCTCGATGAAACCTTGACCAAGGGCTGA